One Aegilops tauschii subsp. strangulata cultivar AL8/78 chromosome 7, Aet v6.0, whole genome shotgun sequence genomic window carries:
- the LOC141026929 gene encoding uncharacterized protein: MEAFRDCLADRGLADLGFSGYPYTWDNKRDEQDNIQVRLDRATCTDSFLSMFPETKVEHILTEESDHQALLVRVLETAPSHTGGGPRLFCFEEAWIRHEKYEEMIVEAWDAANSGEEGLAAVWQKLGSMAGSMQRWEREVFGSIRKKIKLLKAQLLEAKERALSTGYQQEVRDIEEQLREVYEREEIMYRRRSRVDWLKAGDQNTQYFQNRASHRKGKNTVKRLQRDDGSLCTTDDDMRAMVATFYENLFTSEGFAGADDLLQNIQKEEETTVCSQVGDDESIQ, from the exons ATGGAGGCCTTCAGGGACTGCCTTGCCGACCGCGGTTTGGCAGACCTAGGATTCTCGGGGTACCCATACACTTGGGATAACAAGCGAGATGAACAAGATAATATTCAGGTCCGGTTAGACAGAGCTACATGCACTGACAGTTTCCTGAGTATGTTCCCGGAGACAAAAGTTGAACACATATTAACCGAGGAATCAGATCACCAGGCCCTCCTAGTCCGTGTGCTGGAGACGGCTCCAAGTCACACAGGTGGGGGGCCAAGGCTTTTTTGTTTTGAGGAGGCTTGGATCAGACACGAGAAGTATGAAGAGATGATTGTAGAGGCGTGGGATGCGGCGAACTCAGGAGAGGAGGGCCTAGCGGCTGTATGGCAGAAACTGGGCAGCATGGCGGGCTCAATGCAGCGGTGGGAGCGTGAGGTTTTTGGTTCCATTAGGAAAAAGATCAAGCTTTTGAAGGCGCAGCTCCTGGAAGCGAAGGAAAGGGCTTTGTCGACAGGGTACCAACAAGAAGTGAGGGACATTGAAGAACAGCTGAGAGAGGTGTACGAACGAGAGGAGATTATGTATCGGCGGCGGTCTAGGGTTGACTGGTTAAAAGCGGGTGATCAGAACACGCAGTATTTCCAGAACAGGGCATCGCACCGAAAAGGGAAGAATACAGTCAAGAGGCTGCAACGGGATGATGGGTCACTTTGTACGACTGATGATGACATGAGAGCAATGGTGGCTACGTTCTATGAAAACCTCTTCACTTCGGAGGGGTTCGCGGGGGCGGATGATCTACTTCAGAACATACAG aaagaggaagaaacCACTGTGTGCAGTCAAGTTGGAGATGATGAAAGCATACAATAG